The genomic segment TCGTGTACCAGGTGCTGTCCTTCCAACGGCGCGACCAGCAGGCGGCGACCACGCCGTACCTGGAGCGCGTCACGGCCCGTCCCGCCGAAGTCGTCGACCTCGTGACGCGTTTCGGACCGGTCTACCTGTCGCCCGTCGAGTACAAGAGGCGCCGGCGCCGCGTCGAGCACCTCTACTACAAGATGCTGGCGCGCAGCCTGTTCGAATCCCGCGGCGACGAGTTCTGGGATTTCCACGAGCGTCTCGCCACGGATCTCGGCCGCGGCATCGACCACGCGCGACTCAGGAAATACGTATCGCTCCACGTCGTCGACAAAGCGCTGAATCCGCTCAATACCTTCCTTCCGCTCGCGAAGCGAATGTTCTCGCGCGCGCAGGATGCTGGATCGCACGCCACCGCGCCGGCCCCCGTCAAAGCGCTGACCCGGTAACCCCCCCCCGCCCACCCGGCATGCACTTCACCGAACTTCCCATTCGTGGGGCATGGACGATCGATCCATCTCCCCACGCCGACCATCGAGGAAGATTCTTTCGGGCGTGGTGCACGAACGAGTTCACCGCGCTCGGCATCGACTTCGTCCCGCTCCAGGCCAACATTGGAACGAGCCGTGCCGCCGGCACCCTACGCGGTCTGCACTATCAAGCGGCACCCCATGACGAAGCGAAATTGGTGCGTTGCACGCGAGGCGCGGTGTTCGACGTGCTGGTCGACCTGCGCCAGGGGTCGCCGACGTTCGGGCGCTGGGCCGGCGCTGAGCTTTCGGCGGAGAACGCGCGCATGCTGTTCGTTCCGCGCGGATGCGCGACGGGATACCAGACACTCGTGGACGATTCCGACATCTACTACATGACGTCAGCGGTATACGAACCGAGCGCCGTACGGGGCCTGAAATTCGACGATCCGTCGGTCGGCATCGAATGGCCTTTGCCGCCCACCGCGATCTCGGAGCAGGATTCGCGCTGGCCATCGCTGCAGGATCACCTTTCCCCCCTCGAGGCGGCACGCTGATGCTCGACACTGCGCTGCGGCGTCGTGAGGCCGACGGTCGTCCCATCCGGGTCGGCATGATCGGCGCGGGAGCCACCGGACGCGCGATCGCTCTCCAACTCGGCACGCCGGTGCCGGGCATCCGCCTCGCGGGAATCGCCAACCGAACGCCGGCCAACGCCGAGCGCGCGTTTCGCGAGGCCGGCATCGCCAACTGGAAAAACACGGATCAACCGGGCGTCGCTGCGGAAAGCATCCGTCGCGGCGTTCCGGTGCTGACCGACGACGCGGAGTTGTTGGTGCGCTCGCCCGAGATCGACCTGATCGTCGAGGCGACGGGTTCGATCGACTTCGCCGCCGGCCTCGTGCTCGACGCGATCGATCACAAGAAGCACACGGTGATCGTGAACGCCGAGCTGGACTCGCTCGTCGGGCCGATTCTGAAGACGAAGGCTGACGCCGCGGGGGTCGTGATCACGAACACCGACGGCGACGAGCCGGGCGTCGCGATGACGCTGGTGCGCTATCTGCGCGGCATCGGCATGAAGGTCGTGGCAGCCGGCAACATCAAGGGAATGGTCGACCACTACCGGACGCCCGAGACCCAGCGCGAGTTCGCCGCGCGCTACGACCAGAACGTCTGGAAGGTGACGTCGTTCGCCGACGCGACCAAGCTGTCGATGGAAACGACCGTTCTCGCGAACGCGACTGGCTTCCACGTCGGACGTCGCGGCATGTACGGCCCGCCGTGCAAGGACGTCCGCGAATTGGCGACGCTGCTTCCCGCCGAAGCGATGCTCGACGGTGGAATCGTCGACTATTCGCTCGGTGCCGAACCGCGCACCGGCGGGTTTGCCATCGTGCACGAGACGAATCCTCTCAAGTCAGCCCAGCTCACGTACTATCGAATGGGCGACGGCCCGTTCCACGTGTTCTTCACCCCCTTCCACCTCCCGCACCTGCAAATCGCGTCGACCATCGGGCGCGCCGCGCTTTTCAACGACGCGACGGTGACGCCGCTCGACGGACCACGCTGCGAAGTCCTCGCCGTCGCGAAGCGGGACCTGCGCGCGGGTGAGAAGTTGGACGCGATCGGCGGGTTCTGCACGTACGGCCTGATCGACAATTCGTCGGCGGCGCGCGGCATCAACGCGCTCCCGATCGGCCTCGCCGAGGGGTGCACTCTGGCTCGAGACGTTGCCAAGGACAGCGCGCTCACGATGGCGGACGTGCGCATGCCGGCCGAGCGCTTGAGCGACAAACTCTGGGGCGAACAGCAGCAACGTTGGCCGGCGGGGTCGCAAGCATCCGCGCGGCCGGCGCTCGAGCGAGACCTGGTAACGCGATGAAGGTCGTGCTCTTCTGCGGAGGGCTGGGGATGCGCCTCCGCGATTACGACGAGAATCTCCCCAAGCCGATGGTCACGATCGGATATCGTCCGATCATGTGGCATCTCATGAAGTACTACGCCCACCACGGCCACACGGACTTCGTGCTCTGCCTCGGCTACAAGGGCGACGTGATCAAGCAGTACTTCCTGAACTACAACGAAGCGCTGTCGAACGACTTCGTGTTGACCGACGGCGCCCGCAAGGTCGAGCTGCTGCACACTGACATCCAGGACTGGAGAATCACCTTTGCCGACACCGGCCCCACGACAGCGATCGGCGAGCGGCTGCGTCAGGTGCGCCGCCACGTGGAGAGCGAGGAGATCTTTCTCGCGAACTACACCGACTGCCTCACGGATCTGGATCTGTCGAGCTACATCGAACGGTTCCGCGAAAAGAAAGTCGTCGCGGCCATGGTCACGGTCGCGCCGAACGTCAGCTACCACTACGTCGCGACGTCCAACGGTCTCGTCACCGCGCTCACCGACGTCCGTGCCGCTCGCGTCCGCGTGAACGGCGGCTTCTTCATCTTCCGCCGCGAGATCTTCGACTATCTTCGCGAGGGCGAGGATCTCGTCGACGGTCCCTTCTCCCGGTTGATCGCCGACCGCCAGTTGATGTCCTTCGAGTACGACGGCTTCTGGAAGGCGATGGACACGTTCAAGGACAAGCAACAACTCGACGAGTTGTACGCCCGCGGCGGCCCGCCGTGGGAAAACGGTCGAAAATAAGACAGACGACATGCTGTCGTTCACGCTCGGCCTTTCTCCGCGTGGTCCCCTCGCGGTGCTCTGCCTCGGCGCGCACGCCGACGACATCGAGATCGGATGCGGCGGAACGCTGCTTCGTCTCGTGGCCGAGCGGCGCCGGGTGCACGTGCACTGGGTGGTGTTCAGCGGCGACCCACGCCGCGCGAGCGAGGCGCGGACCAGCGCCGCGCGGCTGATGCGCGGCGCCGCGAAGCTGGAGATCGAGGTTGCCGACTTCCGCGACGGCTTCTTTCCGTTCGAGGGCGCGGCGATCAAAGAGCGGTTCGAGCTGCTCAAGAGCCGCATCGATCCCGACCTGATCTTCACGCACCGCGGCGATGACGCCCATCAGGACCATCGCGCGGTGTCCGAGCTGACATGGAACACGTTCCGCGACTATTGCATCCTCGAGTACGAAATCCCGAAATACGACGGAGATCTTGGGCGCCCCAACGTGTTCGTTCCTCTCGACGCGGCGATTCGCCGGCGGAAGGTGCGGCATCTGATGGCGGCCTTCCCGACGCAGCGCCGCAAGCGGTGGTTCACCGCGGAGACGTTCGACGGTCTCATGCGGCTGCGCGGCGTCGAATGCGCGGCGCCCGAGGGGTACGCCGAGGCGTTTCACGCCCGCAAGCTGCTCGTCGCACCCGGCGGGTCCCGCTGATGGGGTGGGGGGAAGGAGGGCGTCGCTTGCGGGTGCTGATGACGGGACACGACGGCTACATCGGCGCGGTCCTCGCTCCGTTTCTTACGGCCGAGGGACACGAGGTCGTCGGGCTCGACACGCGCTATTACCGTGACTGCGCCTTCGGCGACGACACACCGCGCGTTCCGGTGATCGAGCGCGATCTGCGCGACGTGCGCCCCGGCGACATTGCCGGTTTCGACGCCGTCGTGCACCTCGCCGCGCTGTCCAACGACCCGGTGGGCGATCTCAATCCGGATTGCACATACGGTATCAACCACCGCGCGTCGCTGCATTTGGCGCGGCTCGCGAAGGACGCCGGCGTCCGGCGTTTCCTGTTCTCGTCGTCGTGCAGCGTCTACGGCGCGTCGAGCCCGGACGACGTGCTCGACGAGCAGGCGACGTTCGCACCGATCACGCCGTATGCCGAGTCGAAGGTGTCGGTGGAGGCAGGCCTCCTCGAGGTGGCCGACGACGATTTCAGTCCGACGTTTCTTCGCAACGCGACGGTGTATGGTGTGTCGCCGCGCTTGAGGGGCGACGTCGTGGTGAACAATCTCGTTGGCTGGGCAGTGGCCACGGGCAAGGTCGTGCTGAAGAGCGACGGCTCGCCCTGGCGTCCTCTCGTCCACGTCGAGGACGTCTGCCGCGCATTCGCGGCAATTCTCGTCGCGCCGCGCGAGGCCATCCATGCGCAGGCGTTCAACGTCGGGCGGCAGGGCGAGAACTATCGCATTCGCACCGTCGCCGAGATGGTGCAGCGCGCCGTTCCGCGCAGCGAGGTGAGCTTCGCCGAAGGCGCCGGCCCCGATCCGCGCTGTTACCGCGTCGATTTCTCGAAGATCACGCGCCTGGTACCGGCGTTCCAGCCGACGTGGAACGTCGAGCGCGGCATCAATCAGCTGCGCGACGCATTCGTGGCCGTCGGACTCACGCGCGACGATTTGGAAGGGGCTCGCTACTCGCGCGTCAAATCGATTCTTCGTCTACTCGAGCAGGGCCGCGTCGATTCGGACCTGCGTTGGAGAAAAGCGTCGTGACTCGTTTCGCCGTGTTGGGCACGGGCATGGCCGGCTTCGGTGCGGGGCATGCGCTCGAGGCCGCGGGGATGCCGTTCGTCATGTACGACCGGAATCCGTACTATGGCGGCCACACGCACTCGCTCCGCTACGACAGCGGGTTCGTGTTCGACGAGGGCGGGCACGTGTCGTTCACCAAGCACGCCCACGTGCGGGACATCCTCGCCGAGAACGTAAAGGGCGAGTTCGAAGAGCGGCGTCTTGGCGCGGACAACTATTGGAAGGGGCTGCGCATTCCGCATCCGGTCCAGTGCAACCTCGCGAAGCTGCCGCCGGATCTCAGTGTCGACATTCTGACGGAATACGCCTCGCAATTCGGAAGCACGCTCGCTCCGGACGCGAGTTACGCGGAGTGGCTCGTCGGCGCGTACGGAAAGACTTTCGCCAGCACCTTTCCGATGGTCTACGGCCACAAGTACCACACGACGACGATGGACCGCCTGACGACCGACTGGATCGGGCCGCGGATGTATCGTCCGAGTCTGGACGAGGTGTTCCGCGGCGCGATCGCCGGCGCGAAGCAGGTGAACGGCGCGCACTACGTCGACATGTTCCGCTATCCGAAGGTCGGCGGCTTCAAGACGTACCTCGAGGCATTCGCCGGTCGCTACGAGATGCGACTGGACCACAAGCTCGTCGAGATCGATCCCATGGCGAAGACACTTCGCTTCGCCGACGGCAAGGTGGAATCGTACGACCGGGTTGTTTCGTCGATCCCGCTGCCCGAGCTCATTCCGCTCATCGCGCGCGCGCCGGACGACGTGCGAAGTGCCGCGAAGCAGTTGGCTTTCACGACGGCGGTGCTGATCAACCTCGGCATCGACCGCGAGGATCTCTCCAACGCCGGCATCACGTACTTCTACGACGAAGACATCATCTTTTCGCGGGTCAATCTCCCGCACATGTTCTCGCCGCGAAACGCGCCGCCGGGGTGCGGAACGATCCAGGCGGAGGTGTACTTCTCCGACAAGTACCGTCCGCTGCCGCCGGACCCGTCGACGCTGATCGAGCGCGTGATCGCCGATCTGCGCCGGGCGGAGTTCATCCGCGAGACGGACAAGATCCTGCTGAAGGACGTCGCGATGAACCGCTACGCGAACGTCATCTACGACGTCGATCGTCCGGCCGCGGTGGCGACGATTCACGGTTTCCTGAACGACGTCGGCATCCATTATTGCGGCCGTTACGGCGACTGGAACCACGCCTGGACGGATCAGGCGTTCATCAGCGGCGAGGAAGCGGCGAAGAAGGCGTTGGATCGCGTTTAGTGCTGCATCCGCTGTTCGGAGTCCGGTGACACGCAGTTCCGATCAGCTGGTCAGGCGTTCGGAGTCCGATGGGCTTTCCGTTCGGCTGACCGCCCGTTCGGACTTCGATGACCCGCTCGACCAATCAGCTGTCCGGCGTTAGGACTGGGGACGCAACGCGGGAAAGCCCGATGCGCGCGGTTCGGAACGAGCGGGCGCCGGATCTCGATCGGCTGGGCGACACGTCCGCTGGAGTGGCGACTCCCGAATGCATCGCCCGATGTTCGGCCCCTACTCGAGCACGCGTAGCGCCAGCTCGACCTTGCCGAAGGGCGCCGACACCTGGATCCCCTGCACGAGCGGCCGCACGCGCTCGAACATCTCGCGCGCCACCGCGATCCCCTCCGCCACCGCGTGGTCCTTTGACTTCTCGTTCGCCTTCCGCATCCGCGCGATGACGGTCTCGGGCACCGACACCCCCGGCACCTCGTTGGCCAAGAACTCGGCGTTCCGCACCGAGACCAACGGCCAGATCCCCGCGATCACCGGGATGTGTTGCCCGCCGACGCGATCGAAGAACTTCTCCAGCTGCGCCGCGTCGAACACCGGCTGCGTGATGGCGAATTCAGCTCCGGCGTCGACCTTCCAGCTGAACCTACGAATCTCCTGATCGACGTCGATCGCCACCGGGTTCACGCCGACGCCGATCACGAAGCGCGTCGGCTGGCCGATCGCGTTGCCGCCGGGATCCAACCCGCGGTTCAAGTGGCTCACGAGATTCGTGAGGCCGATCGAATCGACGTCAAAGACCGCCGTCGCGTCCGGGTAGGGACCCATCTTCGGCGGATCGCCGGTCACGACGAGGAGATTGCGAAGGCCAACGGCCGAAGCACCCAATAGATCGCTCAGCATGCCCAGCAGGTTGCGGTCGCGGCAGGCGTAGTGCGTGACTGACTCGATGCCGACCTGCTGCTCGATGAGAACGCTCGTCAGGAGCGCGCCCATGCGGCTCTGCGCGCGCGGACCGTCCGGGACGTTCACCGCGTCGACGCCGGCCTCCTTCAGCTTTCTCACGTCCGCGATCATGCGAGACGCATCGACTCCGCGAGGCGGCACGATCTCGACCGACGACACGAACTCCTGCGTTGCCAGCTTCTTCGCCCAATGCGACCGCTCGGCGAACGGCACCGCCTCGACCGACGCCGGCGGCCGACGCTCGACGTGCGCACCGTTTCCGGTAGCCGGTGGCGGCTCGTGAATCACGGCCGTCCCGGCCAGGCGCGGCGCGAGCGGACGAATGCCTTCGACGATGGCGTGGATGTGCTCCGGTGTCGTCCCGCAGCAGCCGCCGACGATCTTGGCGCCTGCCTGCACGAGATGGCGCGCGTAGGTCGCCATGTACTCGGGGCTCGCCATGTACATGCTGCGGCCGCCGACATCGCGCGGCATGCCGGCGTTCGGCTGTGCGCTCAGCTTGCGGCGCGTCGCCGGCGCCATCTTCTCGACGCACTCGAGAATCGTCTGCGGGCCCACCGAGCAATTCAGACCGATGATGTCCGCGCCCCAGGCGTCGAGCTTCCGCGCGACGACGTCCGTCTCGGCGCCGTATGGCGTGCGGCCGTCGGCACCGATCGTCATCTGCGCGATGATCGGCTTCTTGGCGTCGACGGCGCGCGCGGCGAGGATCGCCTGCTCGATCTCATCGAGGTCGGAGAAGGTCTCGAGGATGAAGAGATCGACGCCTCCGTCGGCGAGGCCTTCCATCTGCTCCTTGAAGATCGCGCGCGCTTCGTCCTTGCTCGTCGGACCGTACGGCTCGAGGCGAATGCCCAATGGTCCGACGGCTCCAGCGACGAGCGCGCGCCCGTCGGCCGCGTCGCGCGCGACTTTCGCGGCGGCGCGATTCA from the Gemmatimonadaceae bacterium genome contains:
- the rfbC gene encoding dTDP-4-dehydrorhamnose 3,5-epimerase, with product MHFTELPIRGAWTIDPSPHADHRGRFFRAWCTNEFTALGIDFVPLQANIGTSRAAGTLRGLHYQAAPHDEAKLVRCTRGAVFDVLVDLRQGSPTFGRWAGAELSAENARMLFVPRGCATGYQTLVDDSDIYYMTSAVYEPSAVRGLKFDDPSVGIEWPLPPTAISEQDSRWPSLQDHLSPLEAAR
- a CDS encoding SAF domain-containing protein: MLDTALRRREADGRPIRVGMIGAGATGRAIALQLGTPVPGIRLAGIANRTPANAERAFREAGIANWKNTDQPGVAAESIRRGVPVLTDDAELLVRSPEIDLIVEATGSIDFAAGLVLDAIDHKKHTVIVNAELDSLVGPILKTKADAAGVVITNTDGDEPGVAMTLVRYLRGIGMKVVAAGNIKGMVDHYRTPETQREFAARYDQNVWKVTSFADATKLSMETTVLANATGFHVGRRGMYGPPCKDVRELATLLPAEAMLDGGIVDYSLGAEPRTGGFAIVHETNPLKSAQLTYYRMGDGPFHVFFTPFHLPHLQIASTIGRAALFNDATVTPLDGPRCEVLAVAKRDLRAGEKLDAIGGFCTYGLIDNSSAARGINALPIGLAEGCTLARDVAKDSALTMADVRMPAERLSDKLWGEQQQRWPAGSQASARPALERDLVTR
- a CDS encoding sugar phosphate nucleotidyltransferase, translated to MKVVLFCGGLGMRLRDYDENLPKPMVTIGYRPIMWHLMKYYAHHGHTDFVLCLGYKGDVIKQYFLNYNEALSNDFVLTDGARKVELLHTDIQDWRITFADTGPTTAIGERLRQVRRHVESEEIFLANYTDCLTDLDLSSYIERFREKKVVAAMVTVAPNVSYHYVATSNGLVTALTDVRAARVRVNGGFFIFRREIFDYLREGEDLVDGPFSRLIADRQLMSFEYDGFWKAMDTFKDKQQLDELYARGGPPWENGRK
- a CDS encoding PIG-L deacetylase family protein; this encodes MLSFTLGLSPRGPLAVLCLGAHADDIEIGCGGTLLRLVAERRRVHVHWVVFSGDPRRASEARTSAARLMRGAAKLEIEVADFRDGFFPFEGAAIKERFELLKSRIDPDLIFTHRGDDAHQDHRAVSELTWNTFRDYCILEYEIPKYDGDLGRPNVFVPLDAAIRRRKVRHLMAAFPTQRRKRWFTAETFDGLMRLRGVECAAPEGYAEAFHARKLLVAPGGSR
- a CDS encoding SDR family oxidoreductase — translated: MLMTGHDGYIGAVLAPFLTAEGHEVVGLDTRYYRDCAFGDDTPRVPVIERDLRDVRPGDIAGFDAVVHLAALSNDPVGDLNPDCTYGINHRASLHLARLAKDAGVRRFLFSSSCSVYGASSPDDVLDEQATFAPITPYAESKVSVEAGLLEVADDDFSPTFLRNATVYGVSPRLRGDVVVNNLVGWAVATGKVVLKSDGSPWRPLVHVEDVCRAFAAILVAPREAIHAQAFNVGRQGENYRIRTVAEMVQRAVPRSEVSFAEGAGPDPRCYRVDFSKITRLVPAFQPTWNVERGINQLRDAFVAVGLTRDDLEGARYSRVKSILRLLEQGRVDSDLRWRKAS
- a CDS encoding FAD-dependent oxidoreductase — encoded protein: MTRFAVLGTGMAGFGAGHALEAAGMPFVMYDRNPYYGGHTHSLRYDSGFVFDEGGHVSFTKHAHVRDILAENVKGEFEERRLGADNYWKGLRIPHPVQCNLAKLPPDLSVDILTEYASQFGSTLAPDASYAEWLVGAYGKTFASTFPMVYGHKYHTTTMDRLTTDWIGPRMYRPSLDEVFRGAIAGAKQVNGAHYVDMFRYPKVGGFKTYLEAFAGRYEMRLDHKLVEIDPMAKTLRFADGKVESYDRVVSSIPLPELIPLIARAPDDVRSAAKQLAFTTAVLINLGIDREDLSNAGITYFYDEDIIFSRVNLPHMFSPRNAPPGCGTIQAEVYFSDKYRPLPPDPSTLIERVIADLRRAEFIRETDKILLKDVAMNRYANVIYDVDRPAAVATIHGFLNDVGIHYCGRYGDWNHAWTDQAFISGEEAAKKALDRV
- a CDS encoding bifunctional homocysteine S-methyltransferase/methylenetetrahydrofolate reductase → NRAAAKVARDAADGRALVAGAVGPLGIRLEPYGPTSKDEARAIFKEQMEGLADGGVDLFILETFSDLDEIEQAILAARAVDAKKPIIAQMTIGADGRTPYGAETDVVARKLDAWGADIIGLNCSVGPQTILECVEKMAPATRRKLSAQPNAGMPRDVGGRSMYMASPEYMATYARHLVQAGAKIVGGCCGTTPEHIHAIVEGIRPLAPRLAGTAVIHEPPPATGNGAHVERRPPASVEAVPFAERSHWAKKLATQEFVSSVEIVPPRGVDASRMIADVRKLKEAGVDAVNVPDGPRAQSRMGALLTSVLIEQQVGIESVTHYACRDRNLLGMLSDLLGASAVGLRNLLVVTGDPPKMGPYPDATAVFDVDSIGLTNLVSHLNRGLDPGGNAIGQPTRFVIGVGVNPVAIDVDQEIRRFSWKVDAGAEFAITQPVFDAAQLEKFFDRVGGQHIPVIAGIWPLVSVRNAEFLANEVPGVSVPETVIARMRKANEKSKDHAVAEGIAVAREMFERVRPLVQGIQVSAPFGKVELALRVLE